One window of the Thermodesulfobacteriota bacterium genome contains the following:
- a CDS encoding AAA family ATPase: MKIAVSGKGGTGKTTLAALILRYLLRKNYKPILAVDADPNANLGDALGVKVESTVGKVLDQFLKEKENLPPGVVKESLLDYKLAEILIEEKGFDLLSMGQGEGPGCYCYPNTVIRNYIEKLASNYRYVVIDNEAGMEHLSRRTNGNLDLLLLISDPSMKGIRTCKKLEDLVTELGLKVKKTYLLVNRVSNAVPPQIEKEVKRLNLHLLGTIPEDSHIVDHELKGIPMLDLSEDSPSVIALEEAMKKVVP; the protein is encoded by the coding sequence ATGAAGATCGCGGTCTCCGGAAAAGGGGGAACCGGGAAGACCACCCTCGCGGCCCTGATCCTCCGTTACCTTCTCCGGAAGAACTACAAACCCATCTTGGCTGTGGACGCCGATCCTAACGCCAATCTCGGCGATGCCCTCGGCGTAAAGGTGGAGAGCACGGTGGGGAAGGTCCTTGATCAATTCTTAAAGGAGAAGGAGAACCTCCCGCCCGGGGTGGTCAAGGAGTCTCTGCTCGACTATAAATTGGCAGAGATCCTGATCGAGGAGAAGGGCTTCGACCTATTGAGCATGGGCCAGGGCGAAGGCCCGGGATGTTACTGTTACCCCAACACGGTGATCCGGAATTACATCGAAAAGCTCGCCTCCAATTACCGATATGTCGTGATCGACAACGAAGCGGGGATGGAGCACCTTTCGAGAAGGACGAACGGAAACCTCGACCTCCTCCTGCTCATTTCGGATCCCTCCATGAAGGGGATCCGGACCTGCAAGAAGCTGGAGGACCTCGTTACGGAATTGGGGCTCAAGGTCAAAAAGACCTATCTCCTCGTCAACCGGGTCTCCAATGCGGTTCCTCCCCAGATCGAGAAGGAGGTTAAGCGCCTGAATCTCCATCTCCTTGGGACGATCCCGGAGGACAGCCATATCGTGGACCATGAATTGAAGGGCATTCCCATGCTCGATCTCTCGGAAGACAGCCCATCCGTGATCGCCCTCGAAGAAGCGATGAAAAAGGTGGTGCCTTAA
- a CDS encoding bifunctional 5,10-methylene-tetrahydrofolate dehydrogenase/5,10-methylene-tetrahydrofolate cyclohydrolase, with protein sequence MTAKLINGNEIAAQIREELKQEVVQLKEKYNVTPGLVTILVGENPASVSYVTAKQKTSKELGFYSVQDNQPESITEAALLNLIDQYNKDPKIHGILVQLPLPKHINETKVLYAIDPKKDVDGFHPVNVGKLMIGEADFLPCTPAGIQQLLIRSGAQIDGAEVVVVGRSNIVGKPIANILLQKQKGANATVTICHTGTRDMAFHTRRAEILIVAAGKPKAITADMVREGAVVIDVGVNRIGMTPEGKAKLCGDVDFDAVKEKASMITPVPGGVGPMTITMLMMNTVKAAKIAAGIK encoded by the coding sequence GAACTCAAGCAGGAAGTGGTCCAGCTCAAAGAGAAGTATAACGTGACGCCCGGCCTGGTCACCATCTTGGTGGGCGAAAACCCCGCCTCTGTCAGCTATGTCACGGCCAAGCAGAAGACCTCCAAGGAGTTAGGATTCTATTCCGTTCAGGACAACCAACCCGAATCCATCACGGAGGCCGCCCTGCTCAACCTGATCGACCAGTACAATAAGGACCCGAAGATCCATGGGATTCTGGTTCAACTCCCATTGCCCAAACACATCAATGAGACGAAGGTCCTGTACGCCATCGACCCCAAAAAGGACGTCGATGGGTTCCATCCGGTCAACGTAGGGAAATTGATGATCGGTGAGGCCGATTTCCTCCCCTGCACCCCCGCGGGCATCCAACAGCTACTGATCCGCTCCGGAGCCCAGATCGATGGGGCAGAGGTGGTCGTGGTGGGCCGTTCGAATATCGTCGGGAAGCCGATTGCCAATATCCTTCTCCAGAAACAGAAGGGGGCCAATGCCACGGTAACGATCTGCCATACGGGGACGAGGGATATGGCCTTTCATACGAGAAGGGCCGAGATCCTCATCGTCGCGGCGGGAAAGCCCAAAGCGATCACGGCGGATATGGTCAGAGAAGGGGCAGTGGTCATCGATGTGGGGGTGAATCGGATCGGGATGACTCCCGAGGGGAAGGCAAAACTTTGCGGCGATGTCGATTTCGATGCGGTCAAAGAAAAGGCGAGCATGATCACCCCGGTCCCGGGCGGCGTCGGGCCTATGACCATCACGATGTTGATGATGAATACCGTGAAGGCGGCCAAGATCGCCGCAGGGATTAAATAA